The following coding sequences lie in one Cotesia glomerata isolate CgM1 linkage group LG5, MPM_Cglom_v2.3, whole genome shotgun sequence genomic window:
- the LOC123264702 gene encoding DNA ligase 1 isoform X2 has protein sequence MAQRSITSFFKRTTTEDKNDSSQKKSDKIIESAEDSGKRKRDNEANTSTESPPAKKSDNKTKKPRARKSKTPKLTEKSKSKSKETLNKLSFVKQISPEKKSTNGAADHEKKDKKLPRILNSESSDEDGHLALPLTPEDAEEINSSKLEVKPINESEDKIKLEEKSPKKSPKKSKVTENADDTVSPSSSSDEELELKPKAKKFRSKIIDSDSESESKESPKKSPIKSPVKDIRNFFSNSSKNNSTLSEKSKSKLDKTPLGADSKDEVYYRPDKEKYHPILDSPWKKGEKTPYRALAATLEVIEKTSSRLKIVEILSNYFRSVIVITPEDLLASVYLCLNQLAPAYEGVELGIAETTLIKAIAQCTGRTPAQIKADAQEAGDLGIVAEGSRSNQRVMFQPAALTVGNVFTKLKEIAQSTGNASVTKKVDRIQNLFVACRFSEARYLIRSLAGKLRIGLAEQSVLQALALACAMTPPNQEYPPEVLDASKKVSSDEFKKKYDEIALIIKTTYCECPNYGMIVPVLLEDGVAELPKKCKLTPGVPLKPMLAHPTKGVQEVLKRFDGLKFTCEWKYDGERAQIHLTDQGKAYIYSRNQENNTSKYPDIIGRLSNTRGEKVQSCILDCEAVAWDREKKQILPFQILSTRKRKDANEADIKVQVCVFMFDLLYFNGEPLVKKPFKERRELLKEHFKEVEGEWYFATSLDTTTMEEVQEFLEVSVKGNCEGLMVKTLEEDATYEIAKRSRNWLKLKKDYLEGIGDTLDCVVIGGYVGKGKRTGTYGGFLLACYDPDNEEYQSLCKIGTGFSEEDLAKHTALLKEHLIPSPKSYYRYDSSHEPDHWFEPTQVWEIKCADLSLSPVHRAAAGIVDSVKGISLRFPRFIRVRDDKKSEDATSAQQVADMYKSQEQIVNQHSASTLNEEDFY, from the exons ATGGCGCAGCGTTCTATAAC atctttttttaaaagaaccACGACAGAGGATAAAAATGACTCGAG TCAAAAGAAAAGTGACAAGATCATCGAATCAGCTGAAGACTCTGGAAAAAGAAAGCGGGATAATGAAGCCAACACCAGTACTGa gtCTCCACCTGCCAAAAAGTCGGATAATAAAACCAAGAAGCCGAGAGCACGGAAATCTAAAACACCAAAATTGAcag aaaaatctAAAAGCAAAAGCAAAGagactttaaataaattgtcctTTGTAAAACAAATTTCTCCTGAAAAAAAGTCAACAAATGGAGCAGCGGATCACgagaaaaaagataaaaagcttcctagaattttaaattcagaATCAAGTGACGAAGATGGGCATTTGGCTTTACCTCTTACCCCAGAGGACgctgaagaaattaattcCAGCAAGCTTGAAGTTAAACCTATAAATGAATCTGaggataaaattaaattagaagaAAAATCTCCTAAAAAGTCTccaaaaaaatctaaagtCACAGAAAATGCAGACGATACAGTAAGTCCTTCATCTTCGTCAGATGAAGAATTGGAACTAAAACCAAAAGCTAAAAAATTCCGGTCTAAAATAATAGACTCAGACTCTGAATCTGAATCTAAAGAATCACCAAAAAAGTCACCAATTAAATCTCCAGTTAAAGACAtccgtaattttttttccaattcatcaaaaaataattctactTTATCCGAAAAATCAAAAAGCAAGCTTGATAAAACTCCTCTAGGAGCTGATTCAAAAGACGAAGTATACTATCGACCTGACAAAGAAAAATATCACCCAATTCTAGACTCTCCTTGGAAAAAAGGAGAGAAGACTCCTTACAGAGCCTTGGCAGCTACCTTGGAAGTAATCGAGAAAACTAGCTCGCGTTTAAAGATCGTCGAGATTCTGTCGAACTACTTTAGGTCAGTCATAGTGATCACCCCTGAAGACTTACTGGCGAGTGTGTACCTTTGTTTAAACCAACTAGCGCCAGCTTATGAAGGAGTCGAGTTAGGAATCGCGGAGACAACTTTGATCAAAGCGATCGCGCAGTGCACTGGTCGGACGCCAGCTCAGATAAAAGCCGACGCCCAGGAAGCGGGGGACCTGGGGATAGTGGCTGAAGGGAGTCGCTCTAACCAGCGAGTGATGTTCCAACCCGCGGCGCTTACCGTCGGGAATGTCTTCACCAAGCTGAAGGAAATAGCGCAGTCTACTGGAAACGCGTCGGTGACCAAAAAAGTGGACCGGATTCAGAATTTGTTCGTCGCTTGCAGGTTCTCCGAAGCCAG gtACCTCATAAGATCTCTGGCTGGCAAGCTCCGGATCGGCCTGGCCGAGCAGTCGGTCCTCCAAGCGCTGGCGCTTGCCTGTGCAATGACTCCGCCTAACCAGGAGTACCCTCCGGAGGTTTTGGACGCAAGTAAGAAAGTTTCCAGcgatgaatttaaaaaaaagtacgaTGAAATTGCGCTGATTATCAAAACTACTTACTGCGAGTGTCCTAATTACGGAATGATAGTTCCCGTCTTGCTGGAGGACGGAGTAGCCGAGCTTCCTAAAAAATGCAAGCTGACTCCTGGAGTTCCTTTGAAGCCTATGTTAGCTCACCCCACAAAAGGGGTCCAGGAGGTTCTTAAGAGGTTCGACGGGCTGAAGTTCACTTGCGAGTGGAAGTACGACGGCGAGCGGGCGCAGATTCACCTGACTGACCAGGGCAAGGCTTATATTTACAGCCGCAACCAGGAGAATAATACCTCCAAGTACCCGGACATTATTGGACGATTAAGCAACACAAGAGGCGAGAAGGTTCAAAGCTGCATTTTGGACTGCGAAGCTGTAGCTTGGGACCGTGAGAAAAAGCAGATTCTTCCTTTCCAGATTCTCAGCACCAGAAAGCGGAAAGATGCCAATGAAGCTGACATCAAAGTCCAGGTCTGTGTCTTCATGTTCGACTTGCTGTACTTCAACGGCGAGCCGCTGGTCAAGAAGCCTTTTAAGGAACGCAGGGAGTTGTTGAAGGAACATTTTAAAGAGGTCGAGGGTGAATGGTACTTTGCTACCAGTTTGGACACTACGACCATGGAGGAGGTCCAAGAGTTCTTGGAGGTCTCCGTTAAAGGTAACTGCGAAGGCTTGATGGTCAAGACTCTTGAAGAAGATGCTACTTATGAAATCGCCAAGAGGTCCAGGAATTGGTTGAAGTTGAAGAAGGATTATTTGGAGGGCATTGGGGACACTTTGGATTGCGTTGTCATTGGCGGGTATGTTGGCAAGGGGAAACGCACTGGGACTTATGGAGGGTTTTTACTTGCTTGCTATGATCCTGATAATGAGGAGTATCAAAGTCTTTGCAAG attggAACAGGATTCAGTGAAGAAGACCTTGCAAAACACACAGCATTGTTAAAAGAGCATTTGATACCCTCGCCAAAGTCTTATTATCGATACGATTCATCCCACGAGCCAGATCATTGGTTTGAACCAACCCAAGTTTGGGAAATAAAATGCGCTGACTTATCATTGTCACCTGTTCATCGTGCTGCTGCTGGAATT GTGGATTCTGTCAAAGGAATATCTCTAAGATTCCCAAGATTTATCCGTGTACGCGATGACAAAAAATCAGAGGACGCAACATCAGCTCAGCAGGTCGCTGATATGTACAAAAGTCAAGAGCAAATAGTTAATCAACATTCTGCTTCGACGTTGAATGAAGAagatttttactaa
- the LOC123264725 gene encoding ubiquitin-like modifier-activating enzyme 1 has product MSSVEVVESSVDPPTKKRRVAATTGGADSVSTPIMAKNGSTPQTGGSAGDASTNLPTTSGDIDEGLYSRQLYVLGHDAMRRMASSDVLISGLGGLGVEVAKNVILGGVKSVTLHDKVNCTIKDLGSQFYLTEADIGKNRAVACYQRLSELNNYVPTRYHEGELDEDFLKKFKVVVLTETTLEDQLRVSAIARANNIALIIADTHGLFAQVFCDFGPAFTVVDTTGEPPVSAMIASISRDAEGVVTCLEDTRHGMEDGDFVTFSEIQGMTELNNCEPKKIKVLGPYAFAIDDTSSFSEYVRGGIITQVKMPKVINFKELKESLRQPEFIMTDFGKFDHPEQLHLAFITLHEYVKTHGKFPRAWNQEDADSFLGLVETVQEKHGIETEVKKELLETFAKISVGNFNPMNAIIGGIVAQEVMKACSGKFSPIFQWLYFDAIECLPQDRSEIVEEDCMPRNCRYDSQIAIFGRKFQSKIGGLKYFVVGAGAIGCELLKNFAMIGVGAENGCVTITDMDLIEKSNLNRQFLFRPADVQKAKSSTAARVVKGMNPSMNVIAHENRVGTETEKVYNDEFFEVLDGVANALDNVDARIYMDRRCVYYRKPLLESGTLGTKGNTQVVVPFITESYSSSQDPPEKSIPICTLKNFPNAIEHTLQWARDNFEGLFRQNAENAAQYINDPQFVERTLKLPGVQPLEVLELVKTALVDERPKSFVDCIVWARNHWQDQYNNQIRQLLFNFPPDQVTSSGQPFWSGPKRCPVPLEFDVNDPLHLDYIVAAANLKAAVYSMPANRNREEIARIVSTVEVQPFTPKSGVKIAETDAQVQVSNGSGSVDHERLTQLIEELPKQHELKDLVINPQDFEKDDDSNFHIDFIVAASNLRATNYRIPPADRHKSKLIAGKIIPAIATTTSVVAGLVCLELIKLTRGFKDLALYKNGFVNLALPFFGFSEPIPAPKLKYYDTEWTLWDRFEVKGELTLKEFLDYFQNEHNLEVTMLSQGVCMLYSFFMAAAKRDERMGLPMSEVVRKVSKKKLDPHVRALVFELCCNDKNGADVEVPYVRYTLP; this is encoded by the exons ATGTCTAGTGTTGAAGTGGTGGAGAGTTCCGTTGACCCTCCAACCAAGAAGCGACGCGTTGCTGCTACAACGGGAGGTGCCGACTCAGTAAGCACGCCAATAATGGCCAAGAACGGCTCAACCCCTCAAACAGGAGGCTCAGCTGGAGATGCAAGCACTAATTTACCAACTACCAGCGGAGACATCGACGAGGGACTGTACTCGCGCCAGCTGTACGTCCTGGGGCACGACGCGATGAGACGCATGGCGTCCTCCGACGTTTTAATCTCTGGGCTAGGAGGATTGGGAGTCGAGGTGGCCAAGAACGTCATCCTCGGGGGAGTAAAGTCCGTGACACTTCATGACAAGGTCAATTGCACTATTAAAG ACTTGGGATCTCAATTTTACCTCACTGAAGCTGATATTGGTAAAAACCGAGCCGTAGCTTGCTACCAGCGCCTGTCCGAGCTGAACAACTACGTCCCGACCCGGTACCATGAAGGAGAGCTCGATgaagattttctaaaaaaattcaaagtggTTGTACTTACAGAGACAACTCTAGAAGATCAGCTCCGAGTTTCTGCAATCGCTCGTGCTAATAACATCGCTTTGATAATTGCAGACACTCACGGGCTCTTTGCTCAAGTATTCTGCGACTTTGGCCCGGCGTTTACTGTCGTAGACACCACGGGAGAGCCTCCAGTTAGTGCGATGATCGCTAGCATCTCTAGAGACGCTGAGGGAGTTGTTACTTGTCTAGAAGACACTCGCCATGGCATGGAGGACGGAGATTTTGTCACTTTCTCTGAAATTCAAGGAATGACTGAGTTAAATAATTGCGAGCCTAAGAAAATTAAGGTCCTAGGACCTTATGCTTTTGCAATTGATGATACTTCGTCCTTCAGCGAGTATGTAAGAGGGGGAATTATTACCCAGGTGAAAATGCCGAAAGTGATTAACTTTAAGGAACTTAAGGAATCTCTCCGACAGCCGGAGTTTATTATGACTGACTTTGGGAAGTTTGATCATCCTGAACAGCTGCATTTAGCTTTCATTACTCTTCATGAGTATGTTAAAACTCATGGCAAGTTCCCGAGAGCTTGGAACCAGGAAGATGCTGATAGTTTCTTGGGTTTAGTTGAGACTGTTCAAGAGAAGCATGGAATTGAAACTGAAGTTAAGAAGGAATTGCTGGAGACTTTTGCTAAAATTTCAGTGGGTAATTTTAACCCTATGAACGCTATTATTGGGGGAATTGTTGCTCAAGAAGTTATGAAAGCTTGCTCAG gTAAGTTTTCTCCAATATTCCAATGGCTGTACTTCGACGCAATTGAATGCTTACCTCAAGACCGCTCAGAGATTGTTGAAGAAGACTGCATGCCTCGAAACTGCCGCTACGATTCCCAGATCGCTATCTTCGGTCGTAAATTCCAGTCCAAAATCGGAGGACTCAAGTACTTTGTCGTGGGAGCTGGAGCAATTGGTTGTGAGCTGCTGAAGAACTTCGCGATGATTGGTGTGGGAGCAGAGAACGGATGTGTAACAATCACAGACATGGACCTGATAGAAAAGTCCAATTTGAACCGTCAATTTTTATTCCGACCCGCTGATGTTCAAAAGGCCAAGTCTTCAACTGCTGCCAGGGTGGTCAAAGGAATGAACCCGAGCATGAACGTGATAGCTCACGAGAACCGCGTTGGAACTGAAACAGAGAAGGTTTACAACGATGAATTCTTTGAAGTCTTAGACGGAGTTGCCAACGCGCTGGACAATGTGGACGCAAGAATTTACATGGACCGTCGGTGTGTCTACTACAGAAAGCCGCTGCTGGAATCTGGAACTTTAGGAACTAAAGGGAACACTCAGGTGGTAGTTCCTTTTATTACCGAGTCTTACAGCTCGTCTCAAGACCCTCCAGAGAAGAGTATTCCGATTTGCACATTAAAGAACTTCCCGAATGCTATCGAGCACACTCTCCAGTGGGCGAGGGACAATTTCGAAGGATTGTTCAGGCAGAACGCCGAAAATGCTGCTCAGTACATCAACGACCCGCAATTCGTTGAAAGAACCCTTAAACTCCCCGGAGTCCAGCCTCTGGAAGTCCTGGAGCTGGTCAAGACTGCTCTAGTTGATGAGCGACCCAAGAGCTTTGTAGATTGCATCGTCTGGGCGCGCAATCACTGGCAAGACCAGTACAACAATCAAATCCGCCAGCTGCTGTTCAACTTCCCGCCGGACCAG GTAACTTCCAGCGGCCAGCCCTTCTGGTCTGGACCCAAGCGTTGTCCAGTGCCTCTCGAGTTTGACGTCAACGATCCTCTTCATCTGGACTACATCGTAGCAGCTGCTAATCTCAAAGCAGCTGTTTATAGCATGCCAGCTAATCGCAACCGGGAAGAAATCGCCCGGATTGTCAGCACCGTTGAAGTGCAGCCTTTCACGCCTAAATCAGGAGTCAAGATAGCTGAGACCGACGCCCAGGTTCAGGTGTCCAACGGAAGTGGCAGTGTTGACCACGAAAGACTCACCCAATTAATTGAAGAGCTGCCGAAGCAGCACGAGCTCAAAGATCTAGTGATCAATCCTCAAGACTTTGAGAAAGACGATGACTCTAATTTCCACATTGACTTTATTGTCGCGGCTTCTAACTTGCGCGCTACCAACTACCGCATCCCTCCCGCTGACAGACACAAGAGCAAGCTCATTGCCGGGAAAATAATCCCTGCTATCGCTACCACTACCTCCGTAGTAGCTGGATTAGTTTGTCTTGAACTGATAAAATTAACTCGCGGGTTTAAAGATCTTGCGCTTTACAAAAATGGATTTGTTAACCTAGCCCTGCCCTTCTTTGGGTTCTCAGAGCCGATCCCGGCGCCCAAGCTCAAGTACTACGACACAGAGTGGACTCTCTGGGACAGATTTGAAGTAAAAGGCGAGCTCACGCTGAAAGAATTCTTGGATTACTTCCAGAATGAACACAATCTGGAGGTCACTATGCTTTCTCAGGGAGTTTGTATGCTCTACTCGTTCTTCATGGCTGCTGCCAAGCGCGATGAACGCATGGGACTCCCCATGTCTGAGGTCGTCAGGAAGGTCTCCAAGAAAAAGCTGGACCCACATGTTCGCGCTCTGGTATTTGAATTATGCTGCAATGATAAAAATGGAGCTGATGTTGAGGTTCCTTATGTTCGGTACACCTTACCTTGA
- the LOC123264702 gene encoding DNA ligase 1 isoform X1, whose amino-acid sequence MAQRSITSFFKRTTTEDKNDSSSQKKSDKIIESAEDSGKRKRDNEANTSTESPPAKKSDNKTKKPRARKSKTPKLTEKSKSKSKETLNKLSFVKQISPEKKSTNGAADHEKKDKKLPRILNSESSDEDGHLALPLTPEDAEEINSSKLEVKPINESEDKIKLEEKSPKKSPKKSKVTENADDTVSPSSSSDEELELKPKAKKFRSKIIDSDSESESKESPKKSPIKSPVKDIRNFFSNSSKNNSTLSEKSKSKLDKTPLGADSKDEVYYRPDKEKYHPILDSPWKKGEKTPYRALAATLEVIEKTSSRLKIVEILSNYFRSVIVITPEDLLASVYLCLNQLAPAYEGVELGIAETTLIKAIAQCTGRTPAQIKADAQEAGDLGIVAEGSRSNQRVMFQPAALTVGNVFTKLKEIAQSTGNASVTKKVDRIQNLFVACRFSEARYLIRSLAGKLRIGLAEQSVLQALALACAMTPPNQEYPPEVLDASKKVSSDEFKKKYDEIALIIKTTYCECPNYGMIVPVLLEDGVAELPKKCKLTPGVPLKPMLAHPTKGVQEVLKRFDGLKFTCEWKYDGERAQIHLTDQGKAYIYSRNQENNTSKYPDIIGRLSNTRGEKVQSCILDCEAVAWDREKKQILPFQILSTRKRKDANEADIKVQVCVFMFDLLYFNGEPLVKKPFKERRELLKEHFKEVEGEWYFATSLDTTTMEEVQEFLEVSVKGNCEGLMVKTLEEDATYEIAKRSRNWLKLKKDYLEGIGDTLDCVVIGGYVGKGKRTGTYGGFLLACYDPDNEEYQSLCKIGTGFSEEDLAKHTALLKEHLIPSPKSYYRYDSSHEPDHWFEPTQVWEIKCADLSLSPVHRAAAGIVDSVKGISLRFPRFIRVRDDKKSEDATSAQQVADMYKSQEQIVNQHSASTLNEEDFY is encoded by the exons ATGGCGCAGCGTTCTATAAC atctttttttaaaagaaccACGACAGAGGATAAAAATGACTCGAG CAGTCAAAAGAAAAGTGACAAGATCATCGAATCAGCTGAAGACTCTGGAAAAAGAAAGCGGGATAATGAAGCCAACACCAGTACTGa gtCTCCACCTGCCAAAAAGTCGGATAATAAAACCAAGAAGCCGAGAGCACGGAAATCTAAAACACCAAAATTGAcag aaaaatctAAAAGCAAAAGCAAAGagactttaaataaattgtcctTTGTAAAACAAATTTCTCCTGAAAAAAAGTCAACAAATGGAGCAGCGGATCACgagaaaaaagataaaaagcttcctagaattttaaattcagaATCAAGTGACGAAGATGGGCATTTGGCTTTACCTCTTACCCCAGAGGACgctgaagaaattaattcCAGCAAGCTTGAAGTTAAACCTATAAATGAATCTGaggataaaattaaattagaagaAAAATCTCCTAAAAAGTCTccaaaaaaatctaaagtCACAGAAAATGCAGACGATACAGTAAGTCCTTCATCTTCGTCAGATGAAGAATTGGAACTAAAACCAAAAGCTAAAAAATTCCGGTCTAAAATAATAGACTCAGACTCTGAATCTGAATCTAAAGAATCACCAAAAAAGTCACCAATTAAATCTCCAGTTAAAGACAtccgtaattttttttccaattcatcaaaaaataattctactTTATCCGAAAAATCAAAAAGCAAGCTTGATAAAACTCCTCTAGGAGCTGATTCAAAAGACGAAGTATACTATCGACCTGACAAAGAAAAATATCACCCAATTCTAGACTCTCCTTGGAAAAAAGGAGAGAAGACTCCTTACAGAGCCTTGGCAGCTACCTTGGAAGTAATCGAGAAAACTAGCTCGCGTTTAAAGATCGTCGAGATTCTGTCGAACTACTTTAGGTCAGTCATAGTGATCACCCCTGAAGACTTACTGGCGAGTGTGTACCTTTGTTTAAACCAACTAGCGCCAGCTTATGAAGGAGTCGAGTTAGGAATCGCGGAGACAACTTTGATCAAAGCGATCGCGCAGTGCACTGGTCGGACGCCAGCTCAGATAAAAGCCGACGCCCAGGAAGCGGGGGACCTGGGGATAGTGGCTGAAGGGAGTCGCTCTAACCAGCGAGTGATGTTCCAACCCGCGGCGCTTACCGTCGGGAATGTCTTCACCAAGCTGAAGGAAATAGCGCAGTCTACTGGAAACGCGTCGGTGACCAAAAAAGTGGACCGGATTCAGAATTTGTTCGTCGCTTGCAGGTTCTCCGAAGCCAG gtACCTCATAAGATCTCTGGCTGGCAAGCTCCGGATCGGCCTGGCCGAGCAGTCGGTCCTCCAAGCGCTGGCGCTTGCCTGTGCAATGACTCCGCCTAACCAGGAGTACCCTCCGGAGGTTTTGGACGCAAGTAAGAAAGTTTCCAGcgatgaatttaaaaaaaagtacgaTGAAATTGCGCTGATTATCAAAACTACTTACTGCGAGTGTCCTAATTACGGAATGATAGTTCCCGTCTTGCTGGAGGACGGAGTAGCCGAGCTTCCTAAAAAATGCAAGCTGACTCCTGGAGTTCCTTTGAAGCCTATGTTAGCTCACCCCACAAAAGGGGTCCAGGAGGTTCTTAAGAGGTTCGACGGGCTGAAGTTCACTTGCGAGTGGAAGTACGACGGCGAGCGGGCGCAGATTCACCTGACTGACCAGGGCAAGGCTTATATTTACAGCCGCAACCAGGAGAATAATACCTCCAAGTACCCGGACATTATTGGACGATTAAGCAACACAAGAGGCGAGAAGGTTCAAAGCTGCATTTTGGACTGCGAAGCTGTAGCTTGGGACCGTGAGAAAAAGCAGATTCTTCCTTTCCAGATTCTCAGCACCAGAAAGCGGAAAGATGCCAATGAAGCTGACATCAAAGTCCAGGTCTGTGTCTTCATGTTCGACTTGCTGTACTTCAACGGCGAGCCGCTGGTCAAGAAGCCTTTTAAGGAACGCAGGGAGTTGTTGAAGGAACATTTTAAAGAGGTCGAGGGTGAATGGTACTTTGCTACCAGTTTGGACACTACGACCATGGAGGAGGTCCAAGAGTTCTTGGAGGTCTCCGTTAAAGGTAACTGCGAAGGCTTGATGGTCAAGACTCTTGAAGAAGATGCTACTTATGAAATCGCCAAGAGGTCCAGGAATTGGTTGAAGTTGAAGAAGGATTATTTGGAGGGCATTGGGGACACTTTGGATTGCGTTGTCATTGGCGGGTATGTTGGCAAGGGGAAACGCACTGGGACTTATGGAGGGTTTTTACTTGCTTGCTATGATCCTGATAATGAGGAGTATCAAAGTCTTTGCAAG attggAACAGGATTCAGTGAAGAAGACCTTGCAAAACACACAGCATTGTTAAAAGAGCATTTGATACCCTCGCCAAAGTCTTATTATCGATACGATTCATCCCACGAGCCAGATCATTGGTTTGAACCAACCCAAGTTTGGGAAATAAAATGCGCTGACTTATCATTGTCACCTGTTCATCGTGCTGCTGCTGGAATT GTGGATTCTGTCAAAGGAATATCTCTAAGATTCCCAAGATTTATCCGTGTACGCGATGACAAAAAATCAGAGGACGCAACATCAGCTCAGCAGGTCGCTGATATGTACAAAAGTCAAGAGCAAATAGTTAATCAACATTCTGCTTCGACGTTGAATGAAGAagatttttactaa